Proteins encoded by one window of Pseudomonas tructae:
- a CDS encoding TolC family outer membrane protein: protein MRVLTPITSAILLAMACTHAQAMSLNEAVQSAVDQHPEINASRNSRLSADEDVKFARGGYFPTVDLVAGYGRQRSDNTNTRGFNADGSRNHNKETLSYTQSDLRLRQMLFDGFNTPNEVGRTEAVVNSRAYYTQATAESIALRTVEVYLEVLKRRELVTLAKNNLQAHLRVNDQIGLRSERGVGSNADRDQSTARRALAENNLYTAEVDLADAEANFYSVVGRPADELETPTTIKGEVPGDLGAARQGMLDNNPYLKSAQADVNAAEQQYEVAKSPFYPRLDAVLATGANNNTAGQVGHDNNDWQAGVELSYNLFRGGSDKARLQSDAHKINQAMDIRNNALRTLNENLALSWNAMNNARVQLPAAREYAETTTRVRAAYQDQFGLGQRTLLDLLDSENELYNANRRYTEVRYTEEFSMYRVLANMGELLSKQRISLPPEAIAKSEVKSEARLPDMR, encoded by the coding sequence ATGCGCGTTTTGACCCCCATCACCAGCGCAATTCTGTTGGCCATGGCATGTACCCATGCCCAGGCGATGTCACTTAATGAGGCTGTGCAAAGCGCCGTGGATCAACACCCGGAAATCAATGCCAGCAGAAACAGCCGGTTGTCTGCCGATGAAGACGTGAAGTTCGCCAGAGGGGGCTACTTCCCAACCGTCGACCTGGTAGCCGGATACGGCCGGCAACGCTCTGACAACACCAATACCCGTGGCTTCAACGCCGACGGCAGCCGTAACCATAATAAAGAGACGCTGAGCTACACCCAATCCGACCTGCGCCTGCGGCAGATGCTCTTCGATGGTTTCAATACCCCCAACGAAGTCGGGCGCACCGAGGCCGTGGTCAACTCCCGGGCCTACTACACCCAGGCCACCGCCGAGTCCATCGCCCTGCGCACTGTCGAGGTTTACCTTGAGGTACTCAAGCGTCGTGAACTGGTAACCCTGGCCAAGAACAACCTGCAAGCGCACCTGCGGGTCAACGACCAGATCGGCCTGCGCAGCGAGCGCGGGGTTGGCAGCAACGCCGACCGTGATCAGTCGACTGCCCGTCGCGCCCTGGCGGAAAACAACCTGTACACCGCCGAAGTCGACCTGGCCGATGCCGAGGCCAACTTCTACAGCGTCGTTGGCCGCCCGGCCGATGAGCTGGAAACCCCGACCACCATCAAGGGTGAGGTGCCCGGCGACCTGGGCGCTGCGCGCCAGGGCATGCTCGACAACAACCCCTATCTGAAATCGGCCCAGGCCGACGTCAATGCCGCCGAGCAGCAATACGAAGTGGCCAAGTCGCCGTTCTACCCACGCCTGGATGCTGTGCTGGCCACCGGTGCCAACAACAACACCGCAGGCCAGGTTGGCCACGACAACAACGACTGGCAAGCTGGCGTCGAGCTCAGCTACAACCTGTTCCGCGGCGGCAGCGACAAGGCCCGCCTGCAGTCCGATGCGCACAAGATCAACCAGGCCATGGACATCCGCAACAACGCCCTGCGCACCCTCAACGAGAACCTGGCCTTGTCGTGGAACGCCATGAACAACGCCCGCGTGCAATTGCCAGCAGCACGCGAGTACGCCGAGACCACCACCCGCGTACGTGCGGCCTACCAGGATCAGTTCGGCCTTGGCCAGCGGACCCTGCTCGACCTGCTCGACAGTGAGAACGAGCTGTACAACGCCAATCGCCGCTACACCGAGGTGCGCTACACCGAAGAGTTCTCCATGTACCGGGTCCTGGCCAACATGGGTGAACTACTGAGCAAGCAGCGCATCTCGCTGCCGCCGGAGGCGATCGCCAAGAGCGAAGTGAAGAGCGAGGCGCGTTTGCCCGATATGCGCTAA